The following are encoded in a window of Drosophila simulans strain w501 chromosome 3L, Prin_Dsim_3.1, whole genome shotgun sequence genomic DNA:
- the LOC6726031 gene encoding uncharacterized protein LOC6726031: MLIQVLVFFVLYRNTLADCGHNHSAVQDHYDCGCCSGISNNNGRVVGFHCHKDDQNSILRYASDEESAFAECVPNCFEIKYPIEEYCCFWSPNLGCTILVNEKYFSNKDVCNNCKYFCQRTTGDGRSSRYPRKLILLLSLLLIGCTY; encoded by the exons ATGCTAATACAGGTTTTAGTGTTTTTTGTACTTTATCGAAATACTTTGGCAGATTGTGGTCATAATCATT cGGCTGTCCAAGATCACTACGATTGTGGCTGTTGTTCGGGCATAAGTAACAACAATGGCAGGGTGGTTGGGTTCCATTGCCATAAAGATGACCAAAACTCAATTTTAAGATATGCTTCGGATGAGGAAAGTGCGTTTGCTGAATGTGTGCCGAACTGTTTTGAGATAAAAT ATCCCATTGAGGAATACTGCTGTTTCTGGTCACCGAATCTGGGCTGTACGATACTGGTCAATGAAAAGTATTTCAGCAATAAAGACGTGTGCAATAACTGCAAGTATTTTTGCCAAAGAACTACAGGAGATGGAAGGAGCTCAAGATATCCACGGAAACTCATTTTGCTACTCTCATTACTGCTGATCGGTTGCACTTACTAA
- the LOC27207234 gene encoding uncharacterized protein LOC27207234, whose product MKFFVLLVYICLALKCGKPINVKIYHTSTTPFSSADHEIAFPVCANCSSEKNFRTNTDYYCHFEDDSAIEENFGEWKNTYPDCLPDHFIATRKIKAYCCFWSPKLGCSALIGRKFYDKKIYSCKTCRRFCSGTKQTYIDDTDGSDRVSGSYGSSVLLAFLLLSIC is encoded by the exons atgaaattttttgtATTGCTAGTTTACATTTGCTTGGCTCTCAAGTGCGGGAAACCGATAAACGTAAAAATTTACCATACTTCCACAACGCCTTTCTCTTCAG CCGATcatgaaattgcatttccgGTTTGCGCAAATTGTTCAAGTGAAAAGAACTTTCGTACCAACACTGATTACTATTGCCATTTCGAAGATGACTCGGCCATTGAGGAAAATTTTGGAGAATGGAAAAATACTTATCCGGATTGCCTGCCAGACCACTTTATTGCAACTC GGAAAATAAAAGCCTATTGCTGCTTTTGGTCACCGAAATTGGGATGCTCTGCACTGATCGGCAGGAAGTTCTAcgataagaaaatatatagctGCAAGACTTGCAGACGATTTTGCAGCGGAACTAAGCAGACCTATATCGATGATACGGATGGCAGTGATAGGGTCTCGGGATCCTACGGATCTTCAGTTTTACTGGCCTTTCTGCTACTCAGCATATGCTAG
- the LOC6726030 gene encoding uncharacterized protein LOC6726030, with product MKFKLIILYTLSFVCKVAISVNSTFEKGIRKFYNTADHNQGFPICGNCTNIKNVHKNTGFTCHFEDERQVENKFGETDDKYAHCVPKDYVIHGEVKNYCCFWSPKSGCSAVIGRLLFDKSSDYCDTCRGSCSGLKYSADSVGSNKIPEYGFIMAMLISELWIW from the exons atgaaatttaaattaattatacttTACACACTCTCTTTTGTTTGCAAAGTTGCCATTTCAGTAAATTCAACATTTGAAAAGGGCATTCGAAAGTTCTACAATACAG CTGACCATAACCAAGGTTTTCCCATTTGTGGAAATTGTACAAACATAAAAAACGTGCATAAAAATACAGGATTTACATGCCATTTCGAAGATGAAAGACAGGTGGAAAATAAGTTTGGCGAGACAGATGATAAATATGCGCATTGTGTGCCAAAGGACTACGTTATCCATG GTGAAGTTAAAAACTATTGCTGCTTTTGGTCGCCGAAATCGGGATGTTCAGCTGTCATCGGAAGGCTTTTGTTCGATAAAAGCTCCGATTATTGCGATACTTGCAGGGGATCTTGTTCCGGATTGAAATATTCCGCCGACTCAGTGGGAAGCAATAAGATTCCGGAATATGGGTTCATAATGGCAATGCTTATTTCCGAACTGTGGATTTGGTAG
- the LOC27207736 gene encoding uncharacterized protein LOC27207736 isoform X1 gives MWRAENFCFCMKLRIGCTVIAFFTLFLCAAHLVEFFRLKDPYSFAQASDWFNLLWGLFHMLASLCLSYSVLVGSLLPIWSYIIIEASYLIFIIIYASITCALKINTYANYGQTYSILYWILIIFICVITTYFFWIVISCYFLIKQQRLQGSLKL, from the exons ATGTGGCGAGCGGaaaatttctgtttttgtaTGAAACTGCGAATTGGATGCACAGTTATAGCGTTTTTCACGCTTTTCCTCTGCGCCGCACACCTGGTGGAGTTTTTTC GATTGAAGGATCCTTATAGCTTTGCTCAGGCGTCGG ACTGGTTTAATCTTCTTTGGGGACTATTCCATATGCTGGCATCTCTGTGTTTATCTTACTCCGTGCTGGTG GGGTCTCTCCTACCCATCTGGAGTTACATAATTATCGAGGCATCTTACTTGATCTTCATAATCATTTATGCCTCAATAACTTgtgcactgaaaataaatacgtATGCGAACTATGGACAAACGTACTCGATCCTTTACTGGATTTTAATAATCTTTATTTGTG TGATAACGACCTACTTCTTTTGGATAGTCATATCGTGTTATTTCCTAATAAAGCAACAACGCCTGCAAGGAAGTTTAAAATTATag
- the LOC27207736 gene encoding uncharacterized protein LOC27207736 isoform X2, whose translation MHSYSVFHAFPLRRTPGGVFSILIALLRRRTGLIFFGDYSICWHLCVYLTPCWWGLSYPSGVT comes from the exons ATGCACAGTTATAGCGTTTTTCACGCTTTTCCTCTGCGCCGCACACCTGGTGGAGTTTTTTC GATCCTTATAGCTTTGCTCAGGCGTCGG ACTGGTTTAATCTTCTTTGGGGACTATTCCATATGCTGGCATCTCTGTGTTTATCTTACTCCGTGCTGGTG GGGTCTCTCCTACCCATCTGGAGTTACATAA
- the LOC123327033 gene encoding uncharacterized protein LOC123327033: MGCILIALAGIFLAGMNIDYILLCLNRTYFREMQDQFPEQGLYTVIQIVPDFLNILASVMLIFAIISFYISIIGLEFNYK; the protein is encoded by the exons ATGGGATGTATACTGATTGCATTGGCTGGAATTTTTTTGGCTGGCATGAACATTGACTATATTCTGCTTTgtttaaata GAACCTATTTCAGAGAAATGCAGGACCAATTCCCAG AACAAGGTCTCTACACTGTCATACAAATTGTTCCAGATTTCTTAAATATCTTGGCATCGGTCATGCTAATATTTGCAATCATATcg ttttacatCAGCATCATTGGGCtcgaatttaattataaatga
- the LOC27208393 gene encoding uncharacterized protein LOC27208393 isoform X1, with the protein MPFLRKLVRKKFCFCFSLTSGCIIVAFYTLFFGFINAGTTVDEVIYNNTLKTDVYAKWFNVFHIALMIAAAVILLVSVMTKYLRIVFVWMAMFIIHMISYYIVFNALINVRNPFFESAVYAIIYVFVNLVTLGIDLFCVLKVYTYYYVKTHPDEFRPVCVDK; encoded by the exons atGCCATTTTTAAGAAAGCTGGTCAGAAAAaaattttgcttttgcttctcGCTGACATCTGGATGCATCATAGTTGCATTCTACACACTGTTTTTCGGGTTCATTAACGCAGGAACCACTGTGGATGAGGTTATATACAACAACA CACTCAAGACTGATGTATATGCGAAGTGGTTCAATGTATTTCATATAGCCCTGATGATCGCAGCTGCAGTTATCCTGCTGGTCTCTGTTATGACG AAGTACTTAAGGATCGTTTTCGTCTGGATGGCCATGTTCATCATTCATATGATATCCTACTACATCGTCTTCAATGCTTTGATTAATGTTCGCAATCCGTTCTTTGAAAGTGCTGTCTATGCGATTATTTATGTCTTCGTGAATTTAGTGACGTTGG GCATCGATTTATTTTGTGTGCTCAAAGTCTACACGTATTATTATGTAAAAACGCATCCAGATGAATTCAGACCAGTTTGTGTGGATAAATGA
- the LOC27208393 gene encoding uncharacterized protein LOC27208393 isoform X2 — protein MPFLRKLVRKKFCFCFSLTSGCIIVAFYTLFFGFINAGTTVDEVIYNNTLKTDVYAKWFNVFHIALMIAAAVILLVSVMTYLRIVFVWMAMFIIHMISYYIVFNALINVRNPFFESAVYAIIYVFVNLVTLGIDLFCVLKVYTYYYVKTHPDEFRPVCVDK, from the exons atGCCATTTTTAAGAAAGCTGGTCAGAAAAaaattttgcttttgcttctcGCTGACATCTGGATGCATCATAGTTGCATTCTACACACTGTTTTTCGGGTTCATTAACGCAGGAACCACTGTGGATGAGGTTATATACAACAACA CACTCAAGACTGATGTATATGCGAAGTGGTTCAATGTATTTCATATAGCCCTGATGATCGCAGCTGCAGTTATCCTGCTGGTCTCTGTTATGACG TACTTAAGGATCGTTTTCGTCTGGATGGCCATGTTCATCATTCATATGATATCCTACTACATCGTCTTCAATGCTTTGATTAATGTTCGCAATCCGTTCTTTGAAAGTGCTGTCTATGCGATTATTTATGTCTTCGTGAATTTAGTGACGTTGG GCATCGATTTATTTTGTGTGCTCAAAGTCTACACGTATTATTATGTAAAAACGCATCCAGATGAATTCAGACCAGTTTGTGTGGATAAATGA
- the LOC27208393 gene encoding uncharacterized protein LOC27208393 isoform X3 has protein sequence MPFLRKLVRKKFCFCFSLTSGCIIVAFYTLFFGFINAGTTVDEVIYNNTLKTDVYAKWFNVFHIALMIAAAVILLVSVMTKYLRIVFVWMAMFIIHMISYYIVFNALINVRNPFFESAVYAIIYVFVNLVTLVMLQLFRHRFILCAQSLHVLLCKNASR, from the exons atGCCATTTTTAAGAAAGCTGGTCAGAAAAaaattttgcttttgcttctcGCTGACATCTGGATGCATCATAGTTGCATTCTACACACTGTTTTTCGGGTTCATTAACGCAGGAACCACTGTGGATGAGGTTATATACAACAACA CACTCAAGACTGATGTATATGCGAAGTGGTTCAATGTATTTCATATAGCCCTGATGATCGCAGCTGCAGTTATCCTGCTGGTCTCTGTTATGACG AAGTACTTAAGGATCGTTTTCGTCTGGATGGCCATGTTCATCATTCATATGATATCCTACTACATCGTCTTCAATGCTTTGATTAATGTTCGCAATCCGTTCTTTGAAAGTGCTGTCTATGCGATTATTTATGTCTTCGTGAATTTAGTGACGTTGG TTATGCTCCAGCTTTTCAGGCATCGATTTATTTTGTGTGCTCAAAGTCTACACGTATTATTATGTAAAAACGCATCCAGATGA
- the LOC27208393 gene encoding uncharacterized protein LOC27208393 isoform X4, translating to MPFLRKLVRKKFCFCFSLTSGCIIVAFYTLFFGFINAGTTVDEVIYNNTLKTDVYAKWFNVFHIALMIAAAVILLVSVMTKYLRIVFVWMAMFIIHMISYYIVFNALINVRNPFFESAVYAIIYVFVNLVTLAFQASIYFVCSKSTRIIM from the exons atGCCATTTTTAAGAAAGCTGGTCAGAAAAaaattttgcttttgcttctcGCTGACATCTGGATGCATCATAGTTGCATTCTACACACTGTTTTTCGGGTTCATTAACGCAGGAACCACTGTGGATGAGGTTATATACAACAACA CACTCAAGACTGATGTATATGCGAAGTGGTTCAATGTATTTCATATAGCCCTGATGATCGCAGCTGCAGTTATCCTGCTGGTCTCTGTTATGACG AAGTACTTAAGGATCGTTTTCGTCTGGATGGCCATGTTCATCATTCATATGATATCCTACTACATCGTCTTCAATGCTTTGATTAATGTTCGCAATCCGTTCTTTGAAAGTGCTGTCTATGCGATTATTTATGTCTTCGTGAATTTAGTGACGTTGG CTTTTCAGGCATCGATTTATTTTGTGTGCTCAAAGTCTACACGTATTATTATGTAA